A genomic segment from Lignipirellula cremea encodes:
- a CDS encoding STM4015 family protein, producing the protein MTFYDHLQQFDGKVVYDFVSGEPLRDPATATPRVRIEYDDETTVPQLLMELLSDPQADQLQGLVIGFWSGDDPELDSSDTVETLVAAADQLASLKAIFLGDVLSEENEVSWMMQCDISPLWSAFPNLTNFGVRGSNHLSVGTIELDQLETLVMESGGAPRDLLLELMNARYPSLKHFELYLGDDGYGWDGTPEDVQNLLDSLQAGCPQLKYLGLRDSSAIDELAPLIAAHPLLERIEVLDLSLGTLSDIGGQALLDSPAIRSLKKLDLHHHFMTPEMMARLTRLPIDVDVNDANDPDDEYRYVAVGE; encoded by the coding sequence ATGACCTTCTACGACCATCTCCAGCAATTCGACGGTAAAGTTGTTTACGATTTCGTATCGGGCGAGCCGCTCCGTGATCCGGCGACCGCCACGCCGCGGGTGCGGATTGAGTACGACGACGAAACGACCGTCCCGCAGTTGCTGATGGAATTGCTTTCCGATCCCCAGGCCGACCAGCTCCAGGGGCTCGTGATTGGCTTCTGGAGCGGCGACGATCCCGAACTCGACTCTAGTGATACGGTCGAAACGCTGGTCGCCGCCGCTGACCAGCTCGCCAGCCTCAAGGCGATCTTTCTGGGCGACGTGCTCTCGGAAGAAAACGAAGTCTCCTGGATGATGCAGTGCGACATTTCGCCCCTGTGGAGCGCCTTTCCTAACCTGACGAACTTCGGCGTTCGCGGCAGCAATCATCTTTCGGTAGGAACAATTGAGCTCGATCAGCTGGAAACGCTGGTGATGGAATCAGGCGGCGCCCCGCGCGATTTGCTGCTTGAACTGATGAACGCCCGCTACCCTTCGCTGAAACACTTTGAGCTGTACCTGGGCGACGACGGGTACGGCTGGGACGGCACGCCGGAAGACGTGCAGAACCTGCTTGACTCCCTGCAGGCCGGCTGCCCGCAGTTGAAGTATCTGGGCCTGCGGGACAGCTCCGCCATCGACGAGCTGGCCCCGCTGATCGCGGCCCATCCGTTGCTGGAACGGATCGAAGTCCTCGACCTGTCCTTGGGAACGCTCAGCGACATCGGCGGCCAGGCGCTGCTTGATTCCCCCGCGATCCGCTCGCTGAAAAAGCTGGATTTGCATCACCACTTTATGACGCCGGAGATGATGGCCCGGCTTACCAGGTTGCCGATCGACGTCGACGTGAACGACGCCAACGATCCCGATGACGAATATCGCTACGTGGCCGTCGGCGAATGA
- a CDS encoding STM4014 family protein produces MTEGIVVGNPENRRVALFLAAAEAAGCSRPRVLSWQAILDGSASLEEWVTPDTTVRLESPGENFAVERELIARGAALTGRIDPGEVRRTPPDQGRIWLCREWFLGWRRQLQGWANLPVRWMNPPADIVQMFDKPACQQHLAGLGVIVPEQLGRIRDWDDLRRRMRDRGLSRVFVKLASGSSASGVIALRTSSTAVQATTSVEMVAQPAGPPALYNSLRVRTYTSEREVGLLVDTLAAEEIYAERWLPKAGWQGRTFDLRVMVIAGQVRQMVMRTSQTPLTNLHLGNARGDLAAFLQQTPPARLEPAWETCRRVAGAFPRSLYLGVDLLLGPGLGRHAVMEVNAFGDLLPGVEIDGRDSYQDEVAAQLQRGGGQAGTSPATDPSIGWRSR; encoded by the coding sequence ATGACCGAAGGGATCGTGGTTGGCAATCCCGAGAATCGCCGCGTCGCCCTGTTCCTGGCTGCGGCCGAGGCGGCCGGCTGCAGTCGGCCGCGCGTGCTGTCCTGGCAGGCGATCCTGGACGGTTCTGCGTCGCTCGAAGAATGGGTGACGCCCGATACGACCGTGCGGCTGGAATCTCCGGGCGAAAATTTTGCCGTCGAACGCGAACTGATCGCCCGCGGCGCCGCGCTGACGGGTCGGATCGATCCGGGCGAAGTGCGGCGGACCCCGCCCGACCAGGGCCGGATCTGGCTTTGCCGGGAATGGTTCCTCGGCTGGCGACGCCAGCTGCAGGGCTGGGCCAACTTGCCCGTCCGTTGGATGAATCCGCCGGCCGACATTGTGCAGATGTTCGACAAGCCCGCCTGCCAGCAGCACCTGGCTGGGCTGGGAGTGATCGTCCCCGAGCAGCTGGGCCGCATCCGCGACTGGGACGACCTGCGAAGGCGGATGCGCGACCGGGGCCTGTCGCGGGTGTTCGTCAAACTGGCTTCCGGCTCTTCCGCTTCCGGCGTGATCGCCCTGCGAACCAGCAGTACGGCCGTCCAGGCGACGACTTCGGTCGAGATGGTCGCACAGCCGGCCGGGCCGCCGGCCCTGTATAACTCGCTGCGGGTGCGAACGTACACGTCGGAACGGGAAGTGGGCCTGCTGGTCGATACGCTGGCGGCGGAAGAGATCTACGCCGAACGCTGGCTCCCCAAAGCCGGCTGGCAGGGACGCACTTTCGATCTGCGGGTGATGGTCATCGCTGGCCAGGTGCGGCAAATGGTGATGCGGACCAGCCAGACTCCGCTGACCAATCTGCACCTGGGGAACGCCCGGGGCGATCTGGCGGCCTTCCTGCAGCAGACGCCGCCTGCGCGGCTGGAGCCGGCCTGGGAAACGTGCCGCCGGGTAGCCGGCGCGTTCCCGCGGAGCCTTTACCTGGGCGTCGATCTGCTGCTGGGGCCCGGGCTGGGGCGACACGCGGTGATGGAGGTTAACGCTTTTGGCGACCTTTTGCCGGGGGTGGAGATCGACGGCCGCGATAGTTACCAGGACGAAGTAGCCGCCCAGCTGCAGCGGGGCGGGGGGCAGGCGGGGACGTCCCCTGCAACCGACCCTTCCATCGGGTGGCGTTCACGCTGA
- a CDS encoding Hsp70 family protein — MPKRQIPAVGIDLGTTYSAVSILDEFGRPTTLLNAEGDKTTPSVMLFEGDDVVIGKEAVKAMSTDMDMIVECPKRDLGRRMFHKAIGGRQYPPEALQAWILNKMRVDAARTIGEFSKVVITVPAYFDEVRRKATMDAGYIAGFDVMDIINEPTSAAVAFGFQQGFMSTDGTQAENKKVLVYDLGGGTFDVTVMELGGRDFVALATDGDVQLGGRDWDQRLVDYVAEEFIRTHGLDPREDANTLGRLWRECEDAKRTLSARAKSHIACDFQGHAVRVEITREMFHEITQDLLDRTAFTTRQTLQAAGLEWSDIDRVLMVGGSTRMPAVADMLQKLSGKAPDCSVSPDEAVAHGAALHAGLLLDRHEGISPAFKIKNVNSHSLGVVATDAQTKRKRNAILIPRNTPLPVTAKRVFKTQKAGQKSILVQIVEGESASPDDCSEIGKCSVKDLPHDLPAKTPIEVRFRYEENGRLTAMVRVEGASSQLHHEITRENSMTREQLDSWRGYISGLPPAVPE, encoded by the coding sequence ATGCCGAAACGCCAGATTCCCGCTGTTGGGATCGACCTCGGAACCACCTATTCGGCCGTATCGATTCTCGATGAGTTTGGGCGACCAACCACGCTGTTGAACGCCGAAGGGGACAAAACGACTCCCAGCGTCATGCTGTTTGAAGGGGACGATGTCGTCATCGGCAAAGAAGCCGTCAAGGCGATGTCGACCGATATGGACATGATCGTCGAGTGCCCCAAACGCGACCTGGGCCGACGTATGTTCCACAAGGCGATCGGCGGCCGGCAGTATCCGCCAGAAGCGCTGCAAGCCTGGATCCTGAACAAGATGCGGGTGGATGCGGCCCGCACCATCGGCGAGTTCTCCAAGGTGGTGATCACGGTGCCGGCCTACTTTGACGAAGTCCGACGCAAGGCGACCATGGACGCCGGGTATATCGCCGGCTTCGATGTGATGGATATCATCAACGAGCCGACCTCCGCCGCCGTGGCTTTTGGTTTCCAGCAAGGCTTTATGTCGACCGACGGGACGCAGGCCGAGAACAAGAAAGTGCTGGTCTACGACCTGGGGGGCGGCACCTTCGACGTGACCGTGATGGAGCTGGGCGGCCGGGACTTTGTCGCCCTGGCGACCGACGGCGACGTGCAGCTGGGCGGACGCGACTGGGACCAGCGGCTGGTCGACTACGTGGCCGAAGAGTTCATCCGCACGCACGGCCTGGACCCTCGCGAAGACGCCAACACCCTGGGCCGACTCTGGCGCGAATGCGAAGACGCCAAGCGTACGCTCTCGGCCCGCGCCAAGAGCCATATCGCTTGCGATTTCCAGGGGCATGCCGTGCGCGTGGAAATCACCCGGGAGATGTTCCACGAGATCACCCAGGACCTGCTGGACCGGACCGCCTTCACCACGCGACAAACACTCCAGGCGGCCGGGCTGGAATGGTCCGATATTGACCGGGTGCTGATGGTTGGCGGCTCCACCCGGATGCCGGCGGTGGCCGACATGCTGCAGAAGTTATCGGGCAAGGCGCCCGACTGCTCGGTCTCGCCCGATGAAGCGGTCGCGCATGGGGCCGCCCTGCATGCGGGTCTGTTGCTGGACCGGCACGAGGGGATTTCGCCGGCGTTCAAAATCAAAAACGTCAATTCCCACAGCCTGGGCGTGGTGGCGACCGACGCGCAGACCAAACGGAAGCGGAACGCCATTCTGATCCCGCGGAACACGCCGCTTCCGGTCACGGCGAAGCGGGTGTTCAAAACGCAGAAAGCAGGACAGAAGTCGATCCTGGTGCAGATTGTCGAGGGGGAAAGCGCCTCGCCCGACGACTGCTCGGAGATTGGCAAATGCTCGGTGAAAGATCTGCCGCACGACCTGCCGGCGAAAACGCCGATCGAAGTGCGTTTCCGTTACGAAGAGAACGGCCGGCTCACCGCGATGGTGCGGGTGGAGGGCGCCTCGAGCCAACTGCACCATGAGATCACGCGCGAGAACAGCATGACGCGCGAGCAACTCGACAGCTGGCGCGGCTACATCAGCGGCCTGCCGCCCGCCGTGCCGGAATAA
- a CDS encoding tetratricopeptide repeat protein — MRILFSLCLTAALSAMLATSVQAGGYHGGGGHHGGGGHHHGGGGYHGGGGAYHVGHHHGGYGGIGYRGGYGGYGYRGVGYRGFGLGYGGIGYRSVGIGIGYGGLGYSSFGYGGLGCGLGYGGLGYGGLGYSSFGFGGPGCGLGYGYTSYRFPAYYYGCQTVPIVSQPAWVNYGLGPVQDLMGVGRGVGLAPLVNPARVINPAPVINPAPAVVAPGLIGDDAALRLTSFEKEAPTPRFSNADARARSDRYLGYGDRLFAKEMSHVALQQYKQAAKAAGDLPAPYFREGFACIAVHRYEQAAQAFKRGLAIDPNYLNDDFRLDDIYGDNTLAKNADIDALAAAALADPDNGDLLFLVGTFLTFDGAPERGLKFLMKANELSGDDRYLAKMLTRFDAAAR, encoded by the coding sequence ATGCGAATTCTCTTTTCTCTATGCCTTACCGCGGCTCTCTCCGCGATGCTGGCGACGTCTGTCCAGGCCGGCGGCTACCACGGCGGCGGCGGTCATCATGGCGGCGGAGGCCACCACCACGGCGGCGGCGGTTATCACGGCGGCGGAGGAGCGTACCACGTAGGCCATCATCACGGTGGCTATGGCGGCATCGGCTACCGCGGCGGTTATGGCGGGTACGGTTATCGAGGCGTTGGTTATCGCGGCTTTGGCCTGGGCTACGGCGGCATTGGCTATCGCAGTGTCGGCATTGGCATCGGTTACGGCGGCCTGGGGTACAGCAGTTTCGGTTACGGCGGCTTAGGCTGCGGGCTGGGCTACGGGGGTCTGGGCTACGGCGGTCTGGGCTACTCCAGCTTCGGCTTTGGCGGTCCTGGTTGCGGGCTCGGTTATGGCTATACGTCTTACCGCTTCCCAGCGTATTACTACGGCTGCCAGACGGTTCCGATTGTTTCGCAACCCGCCTGGGTGAATTACGGCCTGGGTCCGGTGCAGGATCTCATGGGCGTAGGACGCGGCGTGGGCCTGGCCCCGCTCGTGAATCCAGCGCGCGTGATTAATCCGGCGCCCGTCATCAATCCGGCGCCTGCGGTCGTAGCGCCCGGCCTGATCGGGGACGATGCGGCCCTGCGATTGACGAGCTTCGAGAAAGAAGCTCCGACCCCGCGGTTCTCGAACGCTGACGCCCGGGCCCGGTCGGACCGTTATCTGGGCTACGGCGATCGACTGTTTGCCAAAGAGATGTCGCATGTCGCCCTGCAGCAGTACAAGCAGGCGGCCAAAGCCGCGGGCGATCTGCCGGCGCCGTACTTCCGCGAGGGTTTCGCCTGTATCGCCGTGCATCGTTACGAGCAGGCGGCCCAGGCGTTCAAACGCGGCCTGGCGATTGATCCGAATTACCTGAACGACGACTTCCGGCTCGACGACATTTACGGCGACAATACCTTAGCCAAGAACGCCGACATCGACGCCCTGGCGGCCGCCGCTCTGGCCGACCCTGACAACGGCGATCTGCTGTTCCTGGTCGGTACGTTTCTCACCTTCGACGGCGCGCCCGAACGCGGGCTGAAGTTCCTGATGAAGGCGAACGAGCTCTCCGGCGACGATCGCTACCTGGCCAAAATGCTCACCCGCTTCGACGCCGCCGCACGGTAA
- a CDS encoding Mov34/MPN/PAD-1 family protein codes for MDLNPDEQDPIEDETIREEAGEDSAEPDDASLPPDLDRAATDDWPARSIPPTAKTGAVRIVMRQSVLNQIHEHGLSSPDAEICGVFVGRGYRDPQGPFVYIEHIIRGQHSDSHAAQVTFTAETWNHIHNRLDADFPELRILGWYHTHPGFGVFLSGMDRFIQENYFSGSDQMAFVYDPHSGEEGLFVWREGEAVRDSFLIEPDEPEQPFPFSAATARDEPPATAGAGPLLTSELEERLARMENRQRLVFVCLAGVLLAALVASSAAALLSDFRLQRAFEQREERAPSFPPPNEQPLLHDAADRSQAPSAETPEDEPPEPERL; via the coding sequence ATGGACCTGAACCCCGACGAGCAGGATCCGATCGAGGACGAAACGATTCGCGAGGAAGCTGGCGAAGACTCGGCCGAGCCTGACGATGCGTCCTTGCCGCCGGATCTGGATCGGGCCGCCACCGACGACTGGCCCGCACGGTCGATTCCGCCAACCGCCAAAACAGGCGCGGTCCGCATTGTGATGCGACAGTCGGTCCTGAACCAGATTCATGAGCACGGCCTCAGCAGTCCTGATGCGGAGATTTGCGGCGTCTTTGTCGGCCGCGGCTATCGCGATCCGCAGGGCCCGTTCGTCTATATCGAGCACATCATTCGCGGGCAGCACTCGGACTCCCACGCCGCGCAGGTGACGTTCACCGCCGAAACATGGAACCACATCCATAACCGGCTCGACGCCGACTTCCCAGAACTGCGCATCCTGGGCTGGTACCATACGCACCCAGGCTTTGGCGTTTTTCTATCGGGAATGGATCGGTTCATTCAGGAGAACTATTTCTCCGGCAGCGATCAAATGGCATTCGTTTACGATCCGCACAGCGGCGAAGAAGGCCTGTTCGTGTGGCGTGAAGGAGAAGCAGTCCGCGATAGTTTCCTGATCGAACCGGACGAACCGGAGCAGCCGTTCCCCTTCTCCGCCGCCACCGCCCGGGACGAACCGCCGGCCACCGCCGGCGCGGGACCGCTGCTCACGAGCGAGCTGGAAGAGCGACTGGCCCGGATGGAGAACCGCCAGCGACTGGTCTTTGTCTGCCTGGCTGGCGTGCTGCTGGCCGCGCTGGTCGCCTCCTCCGCCGCCGCGTTGCTGAGCGACTTCCGTCTGCAGAGAGCGTTCGAACAGCGCGAGGAACGGGCGCCTTCCTTCCCGCCGCCCAACGAACAGCCCCTGCTGCACGACGCCGCCGACCGCTCACAAGCGCCCTCAGCAGAAACGCCCGAAGACGAACCGCCTGAACCCGAACGGCTCTGA
- a CDS encoding HesA/MoeB/ThiF family protein produces MPDPLRITSDETRAAEDDRFHRLRLIGWWDQQRLARAKVLVVGAGALGNEILKNLALLGVGQVLIVDSDRVENSNLSRSVLYRQRDNGRFKAEAAAAAASDIYPDMRVHAYVGNVVYDLGMGVYSWADLVLGGLDNREARLAINRACWKTGTPFIDGAIESIQGCVRMFTPDGPCYECTMSEVDWKIVQQRRSCNLLSRDEMEQGKTPTTPTISSVIAGVQCQEAVKHLHGLPTLAGKAWYFEGLSGDSYQVELQRKDDCYSHEMFDQIVTLNEGVAQLTARQLLDQATERLGPVELEFARDMLSGLTCPQCGQTEPRFQSLGQTRSEQAFCPHCSGVRREISTYYKIRGDEPFLDRTLAELGTPLWDTVIARRPDRIVGLELGGDAAAVLGPLAAGEEDLQWT; encoded by the coding sequence GTGCCTGATCCGCTGCGCATTACGTCCGACGAAACCCGGGCCGCGGAAGACGACCGGTTCCATCGGCTCCGCCTGATCGGCTGGTGGGATCAGCAACGGCTGGCCCGGGCGAAAGTGCTGGTCGTCGGCGCCGGGGCGCTGGGGAACGAGATCCTGAAGAACCTCGCACTGCTGGGCGTCGGCCAGGTGCTGATCGTCGATTCCGATCGGGTGGAGAACTCGAACCTGTCCCGCTCCGTCCTGTACCGCCAGCGCGATAACGGCCGCTTCAAGGCCGAAGCGGCCGCTGCGGCAGCGAGCGATATTTATCCCGACATGCGCGTGCACGCGTATGTCGGCAACGTCGTTTACGACCTGGGCATGGGCGTGTACAGCTGGGCCGATCTGGTGCTGGGGGGGCTCGACAATCGCGAGGCGCGGCTGGCCATTAATCGGGCCTGCTGGAAAACGGGCACGCCCTTCATCGACGGGGCCATTGAATCGATCCAGGGCTGCGTCCGCATGTTCACGCCCGACGGCCCTTGCTATGAATGCACCATGAGCGAGGTCGACTGGAAGATCGTCCAGCAACGGCGATCGTGCAACCTGCTCTCACGCGACGAAATGGAACAAGGGAAAACGCCGACCACGCCGACCATCAGCAGTGTGATCGCCGGCGTACAGTGCCAGGAAGCCGTCAAGCATCTGCACGGACTGCCCACCCTGGCCGGCAAAGCCTGGTACTTTGAAGGGCTTTCCGGCGACTCCTACCAGGTGGAACTGCAGCGGAAAGACGACTGCTACAGTCACGAAATGTTCGACCAAATTGTCACCCTCAACGAAGGCGTCGCCCAGCTGACCGCGCGCCAGTTACTGGACCAGGCGACCGAGCGACTGGGCCCGGTCGAGCTGGAGTTCGCCCGCGATATGCTGTCCGGCCTGACCTGCCCGCAATGCGGACAGACGGAACCGCGTTTCCAATCGCTCGGCCAGACGCGCTCCGAGCAGGCGTTCTGCCCGCACTGTTCCGGCGTGCGACGCGAGATATCGACTTACTACAAGATCCGCGGGGACGAGCCGTTCCTTGACCGCACGCTGGCGGAACTGGGAACGCCGTTGTGGGATACGGTGATCGCCCGCCGGCCCGATCGGATCGTCGGTCTGGAACTGGGCGGCGATGCGGCCGCCGTACTGGGCCCGCTCGCTGCCGGAGAGGAGGACCTGCAATGGACCTGA
- a CDS encoding SDR family NAD(P)-dependent oxidoreductase, whose protein sequence is MTRLPDKTALITGASKGLGYAVAERFAREGCAVAITSRSLPELEAAAERLRAHGTEVIVAAGDIADEADVQRLFERVRQAWGRLDLLVNNAGAFNGGPLTELSVEDWDRVIATNLRGPFLCTREALRMMQPQGVGRIINIGSISAQRVRPGSGPYSTSKHGLWGLTQVTALEGREYGVTCGCIHPGNILVERRHTERQEDQEPMIAPEDIAEVALTMAALPPHCEMLEAVVLPHRQAYVGRG, encoded by the coding sequence ATGACGAGATTGCCAGACAAAACGGCGCTGATCACCGGCGCCAGTAAAGGGCTCGGCTACGCCGTGGCCGAACGCTTCGCCCGCGAGGGATGCGCCGTGGCGATCACCTCGCGCAGCCTGCCGGAACTGGAAGCGGCCGCCGAGCGGTTGCGAGCGCACGGGACCGAGGTGATCGTGGCCGCCGGCGACATCGCCGACGAAGCCGACGTGCAGCGTCTGTTTGAACGCGTCCGCCAGGCCTGGGGCCGGCTGGATCTACTGGTGAACAATGCCGGCGCCTTTAACGGCGGCCCGCTGACGGAACTCTCGGTCGAAGACTGGGATCGCGTGATCGCGACCAACCTGCGGGGACCGTTCCTCTGCACGCGCGAGGCGCTGCGCATGATGCAGCCGCAAGGCGTGGGGCGAATCATCAACATCGGGTCGATCTCGGCCCAACGGGTGCGGCCCGGTTCCGGACCGTACTCCACCTCCAAGCACGGCCTGTGGGGACTCACCCAAGTGACTGCCTTGGAAGGACGGGAGTACGGCGTGACGTGCGGCTGCATCCACCCGGGAAACATTCTGGTCGAACGACGGCATACCGAGCGTCAGGAAGACCAGGAGCCGATGATCGCCCCCGAGGACATCGCCGAGGTCGCTCTCACCATGGCCGCCCTGCCGCCGCACTGCGAGATGCTCGAAGCGGTCGTCTTGCCCCACCGCCAGGCCTACGTCGGCCGCGGTTGA
- a CDS encoding DUF1559 family PulG-like putative transporter: MSIPVVCPHCGLRTVAARVYGGMTGPCRKCGAPLQVRNIDGRAGWILPLLAAMVIVLGACQYLGVFDVVPGRLSRLSTPDLRAPGDTSENLARIGLALRSYHRDYGQFPPAGIQENGEPPSHSWRVLLLPYLGMQELYDQYDFNEPWHSPRNDQVAMAMPGVFRAPGQPMQEPYGTPLVAVTGDGTAWDDAQGMPHNEINTRLARRPLVLDDQESRTPWTSPADLDATTLQFTAPSDNVLPPASFLLDRRVRFVRLLGGTSVSSERFLSTEAWSEFLGGQ, encoded by the coding sequence ATGTCCATTCCGGTCGTTTGTCCGCACTGCGGCCTGAGGACCGTCGCCGCCCGGGTTTACGGCGGCATGACGGGCCCGTGTCGCAAATGCGGAGCGCCGCTGCAGGTGCGGAACATCGATGGCCGGGCGGGGTGGATCCTTCCCCTGCTGGCGGCCATGGTGATCGTACTGGGAGCATGCCAGTATCTGGGCGTGTTCGATGTGGTCCCGGGGCGTCTTTCGCGGCTGTCGACGCCCGATTTGCGGGCGCCGGGGGATACGAGCGAGAACCTTGCCCGGATCGGGTTGGCGCTGCGGTCTTACCATCGCGACTACGGCCAGTTTCCTCCGGCCGGCATTCAGGAAAACGGGGAGCCGCCTTCCCACAGCTGGCGGGTGCTGTTGCTGCCGTACCTGGGCATGCAGGAGTTGTATGATCAGTACGATTTTAATGAACCCTGGCACAGCCCGCGTAATGACCAGGTGGCGATGGCGATGCCCGGGGTGTTTCGCGCCCCCGGCCAGCCGATGCAGGAGCCTTACGGCACGCCCTTGGTGGCAGTGACAGGAGATGGCACTGCCTGGGACGACGCACAGGGGATGCCGCACAACGAGATTAACACCAGGCTGGCGAGACGGCCGTTAGTGCTGGACGACCAGGAGTCTCGCACGCCGTGGACTTCGCCTGCGGATCTGGACGCGACGACGCTGCAGTTCACCGCTCCCAGCGACAATGTGCTGCCGCCGGCTAGTTTCCTGCTTGACCGGCGAGTCCGCTTTGTGCGACTGCTGGGCGGAACTTCCGTCAGTTCGGAGCGGTTTCTCAGCACGGAAGCCTGGAGCGAGTTCCTGGGCGGCCAGTGA
- a CDS encoding DUF1559 family PulG-like putative transporter: MSIPVTCPHCRLQTQVAEVYRGKTGPCRNCGESLRVPQSPDIWRRWVFWLTAALVVMVVGYGMVVYPPRRGLPPQDRLMTSVDGDANLVRIALALRSYHRDYDRFPPAGIQENGKPPAHSWRVLLLPYLGETMLFRLYRQNEPWNSPHNLRLAAVTPDIYAGPEPALPGSTAVLAITGEDSVWNFATNWSLVNPESRMHQLPLLIRDPEASTIWTSPVDFDTHTLQQTGLPDDALPPRFIGRGAPITWIRLQASQAETVRFHRPDEWREFFQGKRWSRNGS; this comes from the coding sequence ATGTCGATTCCTGTCACATGTCCCCACTGCCGGCTGCAGACGCAGGTCGCGGAAGTTTATCGCGGCAAGACGGGCCCTTGCCGGAACTGTGGAGAATCGCTGCGCGTCCCGCAGTCGCCGGACATATGGAGGCGGTGGGTGTTCTGGCTGACTGCCGCCCTGGTAGTCATGGTGGTGGGCTACGGGATGGTCGTTTATCCCCCCAGGCGTGGGCTGCCGCCGCAAGATCGGCTGATGACGAGTGTTGACGGGGACGCGAACCTTGTCCGCATTGCGCTCGCGCTGCGAAGTTACCATCGTGACTATGACCGGTTTCCGCCCGCTGGCATCCAGGAGAACGGAAAGCCGCCGGCCCATAGCTGGCGGGTGCTGTTGCTGCCGTACCTGGGCGAGACGATGCTGTTCAGGCTGTACCGCCAGAACGAACCCTGGAACAGCCCGCACAACCTGCGGCTGGCCGCCGTGACGCCAGATATCTACGCGGGGCCTGAACCGGCTCTCCCCGGCAGCACGGCGGTGCTGGCGATTACGGGCGAAGACTCGGTCTGGAATTTTGCCACCAACTGGTCGCTCGTAAATCCTGAAAGCAGGATGCACCAACTGCCGCTGCTGATCCGGGATCCCGAGGCCAGTACGATCTGGACCTCGCCGGTTGATTTCGATACGCACACGCTGCAGCAGACGGGCCTGCCCGACGATGCGCTGCCGCCGCGATTCATCGGGCGCGGCGCGCCGATCACCTGGATTCGCCTGCAGGCGTCGCAGGCGGAAACGGTCCGGTTTCATCGACCCGACGAATGGCGGGAATTCTTTCAGGGGAAGCGGTGGTCACGGAACGGCTCGTGA
- a CDS encoding FliM/FliN family flagellar motor C-terminal domain-containing protein, giving the protein MPLFGPSQAAEVLAACRAGAEEAQGAFVRSFDLPSEMEAGEAGPWSAGEAASGLAGPGLVLSWTVEETCALFLIPASPLLPDWVKAPSNPTEKSKLATLSQELAATLLPEEYFASRSEIAWVEDLSAAVAETQPAENALALPITFTAEGARLECSLLWPVARALPAEETEPAPKKEKKPAPPVAESAPAPAAAAKKPLPSYARSLLKIRVPVRVTLAATRQSVTRILELGPGSIIQFEKSCEESLTLEVGEQHVAEGEAVRVGDRFGFRITSIVQPEERFWKVNNGRRVQ; this is encoded by the coding sequence ATGCCCCTATTCGGACCCTCCCAGGCAGCCGAGGTGCTGGCAGCTTGCCGTGCTGGCGCGGAAGAAGCACAGGGCGCCTTTGTACGTTCGTTCGATCTGCCGAGTGAAATGGAAGCCGGCGAGGCGGGCCCCTGGTCCGCCGGCGAAGCAGCGTCGGGCCTGGCGGGACCCGGCCTGGTGCTCAGCTGGACGGTCGAAGAAACGTGCGCCCTGTTTCTGATACCGGCCTCGCCCCTGCTGCCGGACTGGGTCAAGGCGCCGTCCAATCCCACCGAGAAGAGCAAGCTCGCTACGCTCTCGCAGGAACTGGCGGCGACCCTGCTGCCGGAAGAGTACTTCGCCTCCCGATCGGAAATTGCCTGGGTCGAAGACCTGTCCGCCGCCGTGGCCGAAACGCAGCCGGCCGAAAACGCCCTGGCGTTGCCGATCACCTTCACCGCCGAAGGCGCCCGCCTGGAGTGTTCGCTGCTGTGGCCGGTCGCCCGGGCGTTGCCTGCCGAAGAGACGGAGCCGGCGCCCAAAAAAGAGAAGAAGCCAGCCCCGCCGGTCGCCGAATCCGCCCCGGCTCCAGCAGCCGCCGCGAAGAAGCCGCTGCCGTCGTACGCCCGGAGCCTGTTGAAAATCAGGGTGCCGGTGCGCGTCACCCTGGCGGCGACCCGGCAATCGGTCACCCGGATCCTGGAACTGGGGCCGGGCTCGATTATCCAGTTTGAAAAGTCGTGCGAAGAATCGCTGACGCTGGAAGTCGGCGAGCAGCATGTGGCCGAAGGGGAAGCGGTCCGCGTGGGCGATCGGTTTGGGTTCCGCATCACGTCGATCGTGCAGCCGGAAGAACGCTTCTGGAAAGTGAACAACGGCCGCCGCGTGCAGTAG
- a CDS encoding P-II family nitrogen regulator — MKLIIAIIQPSKLEAVKEALTEVEVFRLTVMDCQGFGRQKGQTEMYRGREFSTNLLRKVQLQIAVNDDFVEPTVNALVQGGRSGDKGEIGDGKIFILPMDDCIRIRTGERGSEAI; from the coding sequence ATGAAGCTCATTATCGCCATTATCCAGCCCAGCAAGCTGGAAGCCGTGAAAGAGGCGCTCACCGAAGTGGAGGTCTTTCGCCTGACCGTGATGGATTGCCAGGGTTTCGGCCGCCAGAAAGGCCAGACGGAAATGTACCGCGGCCGGGAGTTTTCCACCAATCTCCTGCGCAAAGTGCAACTGCAGATCGCCGTGAACGACGATTTTGTCGAGCCTACTGTCAACGCCCTGGTGCAGGGCGGCCGCTCCGGCGACAAAGGAGAAATCGGCGACGGGAAGATTTTCATCCTGCCGATGGACGACTGCATCCGCATCCGCACCGGCGAACGCGGCTCCGAAGCGATCTAG